A genomic stretch from Malus domestica chromosome 15, GDT2T_hap1 includes:
- the LOC114823283 gene encoding strychnine-10-hydroxylase-like has translation MDSLPYANSFAAGLFTIIIVSYYLSRRWRAAEYKGSPPEAKGAWPILGHLPLLGGSTPPHIALGAMADKYGPIFTIRVGVYPSLVISSSEIAKECFTTNDLSVNSRPKMTAVEHIGYNYAMFGFGPPGPYWREIRKIVTLELLSIRKLELLKHIRVSEVTTFLEELHKTWSTRQREGSNDGVVVELKQWFGDMTLNVLVRMVTGKRYSVAADEDEKKEARRVQNALREFFHYAGLFLVGDAVPCLRWLDLGGHEKAIKKTAKELDTIVGEWVEEHKRRRAKGDAKGEQDLIDAMLSVLDGAELGGFDADTINKATSLNMIAAGSDTIMVTLTWAISLLLNNSRVLERALNELDIKIGRQRVVSEQDISNLVYIQAIVKETLRLYPPAPLSGPREFTEDCTIAGYHIRKGTR, from the exons ATGGATTCTCTCCCTTATGCAAACTCCTTCGCTGCTGGATTATTCACAATAATCATCGTGTCCTATTACTTATCACGAAGATGGAGAGCTGCCGAATACAAGGGCTCCCCACCTGAAGCCAAGGGTGCGTGGCCTATACTGGGTCACCTTCCTTTGTTAGGAGGTTCCACACCTCCTCACATAGCTTTGGGAGCCATGGCGGACAAGTATGGACCCATTTTCACCATCCGCGTTGGTGTCTATCCGTCGTTGGTGATAAGCAGCAGTGAGATCGCAAAAGAATGCTTCACAACCAATGACTTGAGCGTAAACTCGCGCCCAAAGATGACGGCTGTAGAGCACATAGGCTACAACTACGCCATGTTTGGGTTCGGACCACCTGGACCCTATTGGCGAGAAATTCGTAAGATCGTCACCTTGGAGTTGCTCTCAATCCGGAAGTTGGAGCTGCTCAAGCACATTCGAGTATCGGAAGTGACTACTTTCTTGGAAGAATTGCACAAAACTTGGAGTACAAGACAAAGGGAGGGCTCGAACGATGGAGTGGTTGTAGAGCTGAAGCAATGGTTTGGGGACATGACGCTGAACGTGCTTGTCAGAATGGTGACCGGAAAGCGGTATTCAGTGGCTGCCGATGAGGATGAGAAGAAAGAAGCGCGTAGGGTTCAGAATGCATTGAGGGAGTTTTTTCATTATGCGGGGCTGTTTTTGGTGGGTGATGCGGTTCCTTGTCTGCGGTGGTTGGATTTGGGTGGACATGAGAAGGCAATAAAGAAAACTGCAAAGGAATTGGACACCATTGTTGGCGAGTGGGTTGAAGAGCATAAGCGGAGGAGAGCAAAAGGTGATGCAAAAGGAGAGCAGGACCTCATAGATGCGATGCTTTCTGTGCTTGATGGTGCAGAACTTGGCGGGTTTGATGCTGATACGATCAACAAAGCCACAAGCTTG AATATGATTGCAGCAGGTAGTGATACCATCATGGTGACATTGACATGGGCAATATCGTTATTGTTGAACAACTCTCGCGTTTTGGAAAGAGCCCTAAACGAACTGGACATCAAAATAGGTAGACAAAGAGTTGTGAGTGAGCAAGATATAAGCAACCTAGTCTACATCCAAGCTATTGTAAAGGAGACGCTACGTTTGTACCCACCAGCACCATTATCAGGGCCACGCGAGTTCACTGAGGATTGCACCATTGCTGGGTACCATATCAGAAAAGGCACccgataa